GTTGAGCGGACATAGTCACGAGAGGAGTTTTTCGTTCCGGCAAGGCGACTGTGGAGTGAGCGCGGAGGCATACTTTAATATTCCGCACAAGCGAACGACTCAGCAACGCCGCCGGAACGGAAAAGAACCTCGTGAATAGTCCGGGCTAGCGGGGACCCGCGAGTGGGAGAGAAGGAGCATGAGAGAGAGGGTGAAAATTCTCAGGCACCGAGGTTGCCTGACAGGATTTAAATGGTTTTTCTCCCCCTCCCCCTTTCGCCCCCTCACCCCCTCCTACATAAGTCCATATCAATATGGACTTATGTACCCCTCCGGCCGGTCCATGACGAACAATAGCGGCGGACCCTGGTCCGGGTCCAGGTTTCGGACATGCTTCGCCTCCGCGAGGATCGACGCTCCGCCATGGGATCGGAAACCGGCCCCGCCCAGCAGTTCGTAAGCGGTGGTGTATGAATAGACCGCGTCGTATCCCCGGCTCCAGGCCAGGTCCAGGGACCGCCTTAAAAGCTCGGTCCCGATCCCCAACCCCCTCGCCTTGACCTTGGAGTCTTCCCTCACCACGATGAATGTGAAACGCATGACCTGCTTGTCCGCCGAGAACGGGTTGCCCCTGGACGAGTAAGGCTGGATAGCCTGATACCCGATCACGGTCTTGCCCAGCAGGCATATCATCACACGCCCGCGGCATTTTTCCAGGGAAGAGAACCCGTCGGACCACGCTCCGAAATGCTTCCTCTGGAGCCGGTCTATCTGGACCCGGTTACGCTCCTCGCGGAGGGTCCTGAAGACGAGGAGTGAGTGGTCCCGGGCCCACTTGACCCGTTTGCGGGAGAAGTGTTTATCGGGCTTGTTCGTAGCCATAGATTTCAAATTCTGTATTCCACATTCCAAAAACAACAAGGAACAGAGCGTCAACTTTGCGGTAAAAATACATAAT
The bacterium DNA segment above includes these coding regions:
- a CDS encoding GNAT family N-acetyltransferase translates to MATNKPDKHFSRKRVKWARDHSLLVFRTLREERNRVQIDRLQRKHFGAWSDGFSSLEKCRGRVMICLLGKTVIGYQAIQPYSSRGNPFSADKQVMRFTFIVVREDSKVKARGLGIGTELLRRSLDLAWSRGYDAVYSYTTAYELLGGAGFRSHGGASILAEAKHVRNLDPDQGPPLLFVMDRPEGYISPY